One region of Acomys russatus unplaced genomic scaffold, mAcoRus1.1, whole genome shotgun sequence genomic DNA includes:
- the LOC127186342 gene encoding LOW QUALITY PROTEIN: armadillo-like helical domain-containing protein 4 (The sequence of the model RefSeq protein was modified relative to this genomic sequence to represent the inferred CDS: deleted 1 base in 1 codon), giving the protein MCFASLQDSVTALVTSFNSSFSSMMSRPALLHTCMAFFSFLLLTLATECLAFPKVERREVTQAYEEKEQSRKMSTDDKENVSFAAKSMPQQMFSDTPMVLSAGPTVTPLSKIFSVSEKTHLPGAGLLHPTSPDLLSSSEPVASASEQEHGPSQLKRVSPEQGLYKATLPIAASSPASLSPDQEGAYSNSSTQPLVDRITDGAHSFLRYVDSQLFSTESQEAASLENSPSSYIETKEMPSTNPRTEQVRADAAKSRTAFPGIDSTKDTEPDGERTSHMPADDAQSTPTIHLVATYQNVFNIESTADSLPGYPKGTVSVSRAAPVFSDLSNEWDDTKFESVSQMRPPEPGDNAETRVRTEPPYRTFVSFEGTERSPTSMEVTKIAAELPGGETPLATASMIALEGERSPVFIHQIPFTPMRLTEDSEVSTVNLFPGTGGFIASTQEDRTMFSPETAVSASQYQSEAQQAAGNVLTDKRKM; this is encoded by the exons ATGTGCTTTGCTTCCCTACAGGACTCAGTTACTGCACTTGTCACCTCCTTCAACTCATCTTTCTCTTCCATGATGAGCAGACCAGCTCTGCTGCACACCTGCATGGCTTTCTTCAGCTTTCTCCTCCTCACCTTGGCCACAGAGTGTCTAGCTTTCCCAAAggtggaaaggagggaggtgACACAGGCTTATGAGGAGAAAGAGCAGTCCCGGAAGATGAGCACAGATGACAAGGAAAACGTCTCCTTTGCTGCCAAGTCCATGCCCCAGCAGATGTTCTCTGATACTCCAATGGTTCTGTCTGCAGGACCTACAGTGACACCATTAAGTAAAATATTCTCTGTCAGTGAAAAAACCCACCTTCCAGGAGCTGGGCTTCTGCATCCTACCAGCCCTGATCTTCTCTCTTCCAGTGAGCCAGTGGCCTCAGCCAGTGAACAAGAGCATGGTCCCAGCCAGCTCAAAAGAGTGTCTCCTGAACAGGGACTTTACAAAGCCACGTTACCCATTGCTGCCTCTTCACCTGCATCCTTGAGTCCTGACCAGGAGGGAGCCTACAGCAATTCTAGCACCCAGCCCCTTGTAGACAGGATCACAGATGGAGCACACAGCTTCCTGAGGTATGTGGACAGTCAGTTGTTTTCAACTGAAAGTCAGGAAGCAGCTAGTTTGGAAAATTCACCTTCTTCTTATATAGAGACCAAAGAAATGCCATCCACCAATCCAAGAACTGAGCAAGTTAGAGCAGATGCAGCCAAGAGCAGGACTGCCTTTCCTGGGATTGATTCCACAAAAGACACAGAGCCTGATGGGGAGAGGACCTCACATATGCCAGCAGATGATGCCCAGAGCACTCCCACCATACACTTGGTGGCAACCTATCAGAATGTCTTCAATATTGAGTCAACAGCTGACAGTCTTCCGGGGTACCCTAAGGGCACAGTGAGTGTCAGCAGAGCTGCCCCAGTTTTTTCTGACCTGAGTAATGAGTGGGATGATACCAAATTTGAGAGTGTAAGTCAGATGAGGCCCCCAGAGCCAGGAGACAATGCAGAGACTCGAGTGAGAACAGAGCCACCATATAGGACATTTGTGAGCTTTGAGGGGACTGAGAGGAGCCCCACTTCTATGGAGGTCACAAAGATTGCTGCAGAGCTGCCAGGAGGAGAGACGCCCTTGGCAACAGCCTCAATGATTGCACTTGAGGGTGAGAGGTCACCGGTCTTTATCCATCAGATCCCCTTCACTCCCATGAGGCTGACAGAAGACTCTGAAGTTTCCACTGTGAATCTGTTCCCAGGTACAGGAGGCTTCATAGCGTCCACCCAGGAGGACAGGACCATG TTTTCCCCAGAGACTGCAGTTTCTGCCTCTCAGTATCAGTCTGAggctcagcaggcagcaggaaatgtGCTAACagataaaaggaaaatgtaa